ATGATAACTGTTTCAGGATTAATCATTTCGATTTCTGCTAAAGTAGGCGGTTCTACTTTTAATAGAAACGGACAGCCAAAAACCCTTTTAGTGTCTTTTGTGATTTCTGCACCTGCATCTGCATATTCTTTATCCGTATAACTCGAACTTTCACCCGCTCCAGACTCGATCATAACGCGATGACCTTCATAAGTTAAAGAAGTGACTGCATCAGGCGTAAGGCAGATACGGCGTTCCTGATAACTTGTTTCTTTAGGAATTCCTATAAAGAGTTCTCTTTTAAAACGACCAACCTCAAGTTTTTCTTCTTGTGGTATTAATTGTTGTTTTGTAAATGGAGTTAATGTGATTGACATGGATAATGCAAAAAATTAAGGGTACAAATTACGTAAAAACTTTTAAAATTAGTGTAAAAATTCTGCTAATACTCAGAGTTAAAAAATTAAGATCTAACTAACTGGTAAAAATGGCTGAATTTTTCTTTTTGCCGATATTTCTGTTGGCTTTAAACTAATTCTAGTTCTCTTTTTCCATCAGGAAGTAATTTAATATTTATTGTAGAATGTTCTTCTGGAATTAAACTTGCGATTTTTTCAGACCATTCTATAAAACACCAATTTCCAGAGTATAAATAATCGTCGACACCCATATCTAGCGCTTCGGTTTCTTTATTTAATCGGTAAAAATCAAAGTGATAAACTGTCTGGTTGTTAATAGTTTGGTATTCATTTACAAGAGAAAAAGTCGGACTGCTTGTTGCGTCTTCCACTCCAAGACTTTTGCATAGCTGCTTGATTAAAGTTGTTTTTCCGACGCCCATTTCTCCATTAAAGAGAATGATTTTTTTAGGGTTTGCGGCAATAATCTGTTCGGCAACTTTTTGAATTTGATCTAATGAAAAAATGACATTCATTGTTATATTATTTTTGCCACGAATTTCACGAATTTTCATCAATTAAAATATATTTACTAATGAAAATTCGCGGCATTCTTGACAATATTTTATTTAGGATTAAAAACCAGAAACGGAATAATCATTTCTTCTAAGGAAATTCCTCCGTGTTGGTAGGTATTTTTGTAATAACTCACATAATGATTATAGTTGTTTACATAGGCCAAGAAAAAATCATTTTTGGCAAAAATAAACGAACTGCTCATATTTATCGCAGGTAAACCAATGGTTTTAGGCTCTTTTACTACATAAACATCTTTTTGTTCGTAAGTTAAACTACGCCCAGTTTTGTAACGTAAATTTAGACTTGTATTTTTATCTCCAACAACTTTCGAGGGATTTTTGACATTAATTGTTCCGTGGTCTGTAGTTAAGATCAGTTTGAATCCTAAAAGCTGTGCCTGCTGAATAATTTCTAATAATGGAGAATTTTTAAACCAGCTTAAAGTTAAAGAGCGATAGGCTTTGTCGTCTGATGCCAATTCTTTTACTACTTCCATTTCGGTTTTAGCGTGCGAAAGCATATCAACGAAATTGTAAACCACAGTTACTAAATCATTTCCTTTTAAAGCTTTAAAGTTTTCTGCTAACTTTTTCCCACCAGCATAATTGGTGATTTTGAAATAATCTTCTTTAATATTTAAACCTAAACGTTTTAATTGGGGCGATAAAAATTCTGCCTCGTAAAGGTTTTTTCCGCCATCTTCAACATCATTTTTCCAATATTCAGGAAACTGTTTTTCCATTTCTAAAGGCATTAAACCTGAGAAAATTGAATTTCGAGCATATTGTGTAGCTGTTGGAAGAATAGAATAATAAGGTACTTCTTTTTCTAGTTTGTAATAATTTGAAATGACAGATTCAAAAGATTTCCATTGATCATATCTTAGATTGTCAATTACAACAAAGAGAATTGGCTTGTCTTTCTTTTTAAGTTCGGGAACAACAAGTTCTTTAAATAAGGTATTAGACTGTATGGGTTTATCTGCTTTTGGAGCAAACCAATCTTCATAGTTTCGTTCAATGAATTTTCCGAATTGAGAATTGGCTTCTACTTTTTGAGATTCTAAAATTTCAATCATCGCTGTATCATTGATGTCTTCTAGTTTTAATTCCCAAAAAAGCAATTTTTTATACAATTCAATCCAGTCTTCATAAGAATTAACCATTGCCAATTCCATTGAAATTTTTCTGAATTCCTTCTGGTAATCTAAAGTTGTTTTTTCTGTAATTAATCTCGAATCATCCAAGTTTTTCTTCAAACTCAATAGAATCTGATTCGGATTTACGGGTTTAATCAAATAGTCAGCAATTTTAGAACCAATGGCTTCTTCCATTATATATTCTTCCTCACTCTTGGTAATCATAATCATCGGAATTGCTGAATTTTTTTCTTTCATTTCAGAAAGTGTTTCCAATCCGCTCATTCCAGGCATATTTTCGTCTAGAAAAACAATATCAAAATTATCTTCTTCAAACAAGGCAATGGCGTCTAATCCGTTATTACAAGTAGTAACTTCGTAATTCTTTTTTTCTAGAAATAATATGTGAGGCTTTAAAAGATCGATTTCATCGTCGACCCAAAGTATTTTTATCTTATCCATAAATCAATTTAATTTTACTGCAATTTAAAGTTATAGAACTTAAAAAGTATTAAAAATAGTATAAAATTACTAAAGTTGAAGCATGATTTTATTTTGAATTTTAACATTTTTAAATGTATTTTATTGATAATCATGGTAATTTAAAGTGTGATTTTTAAATAAAAAACACCAAACTCTTTATACTTATTTACTTATATTTGTTGACCAAAAAAATAACTGAACTGTGACTCAGATCAATAAATTAAAAATATTCAACGATCCTATATATGGTTTCATTACGATTCCAAACGAACTAGTTTACGATTTAATTCAGCATCCTTATTTTCAGCGTCTACGTCGTATTTCGCAAATGGGATTGTCGTATTTGGTATATCCAGGAGCAAATCATACTCGTTTTCATCACGCATTAGGATGCATGCATTTGATGAAGAAAGCAATTGATACGCTTCGTTTTAAAGATGTTGTGATTTCTGAAGAAGAAGAGAATGCGCTTTTAATAGCAATTTTGCTTCACGATATTGGGCACGGGCCATTTTCGCATGCTATGGAAAAAAGTATTGTAGAAGATGTACATCACGAAGCGATTTCATTATTATTTATGAATCAGCTGAATGAGGAATTTGGTGGAAGACTAAGTTTGGCAATTCAGGTTTTTAAAGGAGAATACCATAGGAAGTTCATGTTGCAATTGATTTCAAGTCAGTTGGATATGGATCGAATGGATTATTTAAAGCGTGATAGTTTTTATACAGGTGTAGCGGAAGGAAATGTAAATTCTGAACGATTGATTCAGATGATGAATGTTGAAAATGATGTTTTAGTTATTGAAGAAAAAGGGATTTATTCTGTAGAAAAATTCCTGCTTTCAAGAAGATTAATGTATTGGCAAGCTTATTTGCACAAAACCAGTTTGGTGGCCGAATTAATTTTGATGAAGGTCTTAAAAAGAGCAAAAGAATTAGTATTAAAAGGAGTGGATCTTCCTTGTAGTGAACCGCTTTCATATTTTATGCATAATAAAATTACACTTGAAGATTTTGATGCCGAAAAATTGGATTTGTTTTCGCAATTGGATGATTTTGATATTATTAGCGCGTTGAAAGCTTGGCAGAGACAAGACGATTTTGTTTTAAGTACTTTGAGTAAAATGATAATCAATAGAGATTTGCTTAAAATTAAGATGAGCGCTGAGAAAGTTTCTATGGAAGAATCTCAATCTTTGAAAGAGCAGTTTGCTAATAAGCATCATATTTCGCAATTAGACGCAGGATATTTTATTTTTAGAGGAAAAATAAAAAACCAAGCGTACAGTAAAGAAGCAGAACCTATTCGTATTTTGAAAAAAGATAAAACAATTGAAGATGTTGTTGAAGCTTCTGACCAGCTGAATTTGAAATCGTTATCTAAATTGGTAACAAAATATTATATCTGTTTCCCAAAACAACTTATATAAAATTAACATTTAAAACCTATTTTTTATATTTTTGTCGCGATGAAATTTACAGCAGAACAAATAGCAGGAATTTTAGAAGGAGAAGTTGTTGGGAATCCCAATGCTGAAGTTTCTAAGCTTTCTAAAATCGAAGAAGGAGAGGAAGGATCTCTTACTTTTTTGGCTAACCCAAAGTATATCAATTATATATATACTACAAAAGCGACGGTAACAATTGTTAATGATAGCTTTATTCCGGAACAGGAAATTACAACTACACTAATTAAAGTGGAAGATGCTTATGCGGCGTTTTCTAAACTTTTACATTTTTATAATCAGGTAAAATTAAACAAAAACGGTATCGAACCTCAGTCTTTTATGTCTGAAGGAACGAAATACGGGGAAAATTTATATTTAGGTAGTTTTAGCTATATCGGGCAGAATGTTGTTTTAGGTAATAATGTGAAAATCTATCCAAATAGTTTTATTGGTGATAATGTTGTTATTGGCGACAATGTATTCATTTTTGCCGGCGCAAAGATCTATTCAGAAACTGTAATTGGCAATAATTGTACGGTTCATTCTGGCGTTATAATTGGTGCTGATGGTTTTGGTTTTGCTCCAAATGAAAACGGTGAGTACAGTAAAGTTCCTCAAATTGGAAACGTTATTATTGAAGATAATGTAGATATTGGCGCGAACACAACAATAGATAGAGCAACTCTAGGTTCTACAATTATTAGAAAAGGAGTTAAGTTAGACAATCAAATTCAGATTGCCCATAATGTAGAAATAGGAAAAAACACTGTAATAGCCGCTCAAAGTGGTGTTGCAGGGTCTACAAAAATTGGTGAAAATTGTATGATTGGAGGGCAAGTAGGTATCGCAGGTCATTTAATTATAGGAAATAATGTTAGGCTTCAAGCGCAATCGGGTGTAGCTAGAAACATTAAAGATGACGAAGTTCTACAAGGAACTCCATCTCTTGGATATACAGATTTTAATAAATCGTACGTTCATTTTAAGAATCTGCCTAAAATTGTGGCTGAAGTTGAAGAATTAAAAAAACAAATAATAAACCCAAAAAATGGAAATAATGGTTAAACAGAAGACCATCAAAAATGAAATTTCGCTAACAGGAGTTGGTTTACACACTGGAAAAGAAGTTACAATGACTTTTAAACCTGCACCCGTTAATAATGGTTTCACTTTTGTAAGAGTAGATTTGCAAGGTCAACCAGTAATTGAAGCTGATGCTAATTATGTTGTTAATACTCAAAGAGGAACAAATCTTGAGAAACTTGGTGTGAAAATTCAAACACCAGAACATGTTTTGGCTGCAGTGGTTGGCTGTGATTTGGATAATATTATTATTGAATTGAATGCCTCTGAACTTCCAATTATGGATGGTTCATCAAAATATTTTGTTGAAGCTATTGAAAAAGCAGGAATCGAAGAACAAGATGCGCAACGTAATGTTTATGTTGTAAAAGAAGTTATCTCTTTTACAGACGAAGCAACAGGAAGCGAAATTCTGGTTATGCCAAGCGACGAATATCAGGTTACTACTATGGTAGATTTTGGTACGAAAGTTTTAGGTACTCAAAATGCTACTCTTAAAAGTTTAACAGATTTTAAATCTGAAATTGCAAGCTCAAGAACTTTTAGTTTCTTACACGAATTAGAGTCTTTGTTAGAGCACGGACTTATTAAGGGTGGAGATTTAAACAATGCAATTGTATACGTAGATAAAGAAATCTCTGAATCTACAATGGAGAATTTAAAGAAAGCATTTGGTAAAGAAGAGATTTCTGTTAAACCAAATGGAGTTTTAGATAATTTGACTTTACACTATCCAAACGAAGCTGCAAGACACAAACTTCTTGATGTAATTGGAGATTTGTCTCTTATTGGAGTTCGTATTCAAGGAAAAATTATTGCTAACAAGCCAGGGCACTTTGTAAACACTCAGTTTGCAAAGAAATTAGCAAAAATTATCAAAATAGAGCAGAGAAATCATGTTCCTACTTATGATTTACATCAAGAACCATTGATGGATATTCATAAAATCATGTCTATGCTGCCTCATAGACCACCATTCTTGTTAATAGACAGAATTATTGAAATGTCTGATCGCCATGTAGTAGGATTGAAAAATGTTACTATGAACGAGAATTTCTTCGTAGGCCACTTTCCAGAAGCTCCAGTTATGCCAGGTGTATTAATTGTAGAAGCAATGGCACAAACAGGTGGAATATTAGTGTTAAGCACTGTTCCAGATCCTGAAAATTACTTAACATATTTCATGAAAATTGACAATGTTAAATTTAAGCACAAAGTATTGCCAGGTGATACTTTAATTTTTAAATGTGAGTTAATTTCTCCTATCAGAAGAGGAATTTGTCATATGCAAGCAAATGCTTACGCAAATGGTAAATTGGTAACAGAGGCAGAATTAATGGCACAAATAGCAAGAAAACAATAATAAATTATCAAATTTATTGTTTAGGTTTGTTGCTTCAAATTAGAATATTTTAATTAAAAATATAAAACATACAGATGAATCAACCATTAGCATATGTTCATCCAGGCGCGAAAATCGCTAAAAATGTTGTAATAGAGCCATTTACAACAATTCACAATAATGTTGTTATTGGTGATGGTACTTGGATTGGTTCAAACGTGACCATTATGGAAGGTGCTCGAATTGGAAAAAACTGTAATATTTTTCCAGGAGCTGTAATTTCTGCAGTGCCACAAGATTTAAAATTTGGAGGTGAAGATTCTCTTGCTATTATCGGTGATAATTGTACAATTAGAGAATGCGTAACTATAAATAGAGGAACAATTGCTTCTGGTCAGACTGTAATTGGTAATAATTGTTTAGTAATGGCTTATGCTCACATCGCGCACGATTGTGAGATCGGAAATAATGCAATTATTGTAAATGGTGTTGCATTAGCTGGACACGTAGTAGTTGGTAATCATGCAGTTATTGGAGGTTTAGCAGCAATTCACCAGTTTATCCATATTGGAGATCATGCAATGATTTCTGGCGGATCATTGGTAAGAAAAGACGTTCCTCCGTTTACAAAAGCGGCAAAAGAGCCGTTGTCTTATGTTGGAATCAATTCTGTTGGTTTAAGAAGAAGAGGTTTTACTACTGAAAAGATTAGAGAAATTCAGGAAATCTATAGAATTTTATACCAAAAGAATTATAATACAACTCAAGCTTTAAGTATTATTGAGGCTGAAATGGAAGCGACTCCAGAAAGAGATGAAATTCTAGATTTTATTAGAAATTCTTCTCGAGGAATTATGAAAGGTTACTCGGGTAACTATTAATTTTAGTCCCGATAGCTTCGGGATAGATTTCTGATTTTGGATTTCTAAACGACAGATAATAAATAACAAAAAAAATGAAGATTGATTCTTTGTCTAGAATCTAAAATCTACATTCTAAAATCTAAAATAAAAAATACAAATGGCATCTACATCAGATATTAGAAACGGATTGTGTATTAAATTTAATCACGATATCTATAAAATCATCGAATTTCTTCACGTAAAACCTGGAAAAGGTCCAGCTTTCGTAAGAACAAAACTAAAGAGTTTAACTTCTGGTAAAATATTAGATAATACTTTTTCAGCAGGTCACAAAATTGACGTTATTCGTGTTGAAACGCATACATTTCAATATTTATACCCAGAAGGTGATGAATTTCACTTTATGAATGCTGAAACGTTTGAGCAAATTTCTTTGAACAAAAACATTTTGGATGCTCCAGA
The Flavobacterium humidisoli DNA segment above includes these coding regions:
- a CDS encoding bifunctional UDP-3-O-[3-hydroxymyristoyl] N-acetylglucosamine deacetylase/3-hydroxyacyl-ACP dehydratase, coding for MVKQKTIKNEISLTGVGLHTGKEVTMTFKPAPVNNGFTFVRVDLQGQPVIEADANYVVNTQRGTNLEKLGVKIQTPEHVLAAVVGCDLDNIIIELNASELPIMDGSSKYFVEAIEKAGIEEQDAQRNVYVVKEVISFTDEATGSEILVMPSDEYQVTTMVDFGTKVLGTQNATLKSLTDFKSEIASSRTFSFLHELESLLEHGLIKGGDLNNAIVYVDKEISESTMENLKKAFGKEEISVKPNGVLDNLTLHYPNEAARHKLLDVIGDLSLIGVRIQGKIIANKPGHFVNTQFAKKLAKIIKIEQRNHVPTYDLHQEPLMDIHKIMSMLPHRPPFLLIDRIIEMSDRHVVGLKNVTMNENFFVGHFPEAPVMPGVLIVEAMAQTGGILVLSTVPDPENYLTYFMKIDNVKFKHKVLPGDTLIFKCELISPIRRGICHMQANAYANGKLVTEAELMAQIARKQ
- a CDS encoding HD domain-containing protein, which gives rise to MTQINKLKIFNDPIYGFITIPNELVYDLIQHPYFQRLRRISQMGLSYLVYPGANHTRFHHALGCMHLMKKAIDTLRFKDVVISEEEENALLIAILLHDIGHGPFSHAMEKSIVEDVHHEAISLLFMNQLNEEFGGRLSLAIQVFKGEYHRKFMLQLISSQLDMDRMDYLKRDSFYTGVAEGNVNSERLIQMMNVENDVLVIEEKGIYSVEKFLLSRRLMYWQAYLHKTSLVAELILMKVLKRAKELVLKGVDLPCSEPLSYFMHNKITLEDFDAEKLDLFSQLDDFDIISALKAWQRQDDFVLSTLSKMIINRDLLKIKMSAEKVSMEESQSLKEQFANKHHISQLDAGYFIFRGKIKNQAYSKEAEPIRILKKDKTIEDVVEASDQLNLKSLSKLVTKYYICFPKQLI
- the tsaE gene encoding tRNA (adenosine(37)-N6)-threonylcarbamoyltransferase complex ATPase subunit type 1 TsaE codes for the protein MNVIFSLDQIQKVAEQIIAANPKKIILFNGEMGVGKTTLIKQLCKSLGVEDATSSPTFSLVNEYQTINNQTVYHFDFYRLNKETEALDMGVDDYLYSGNWCFIEWSEKIASLIPEEHSTINIKLLPDGKRELELV
- a CDS encoding bifunctional response regulator/alkaline phosphatase family protein, which codes for MDKIKILWVDDEIDLLKPHILFLEKKNYEVTTCNNGLDAIALFEEDNFDIVFLDENMPGMSGLETLSEMKEKNSAIPMIMITKSEEEYIMEEAIGSKIADYLIKPVNPNQILLSLKKNLDDSRLITEKTTLDYQKEFRKISMELAMVNSYEDWIELYKKLLFWELKLEDINDTAMIEILESQKVEANSQFGKFIERNYEDWFAPKADKPIQSNTLFKELVVPELKKKDKPILFVVIDNLRYDQWKSFESVISNYYKLEKEVPYYSILPTATQYARNSIFSGLMPLEMEKQFPEYWKNDVEDGGKNLYEAEFLSPQLKRLGLNIKEDYFKITNYAGGKKLAENFKALKGNDLVTVVYNFVDMLSHAKTEMEVVKELASDDKAYRSLTLSWFKNSPLLEIIQQAQLLGFKLILTTDHGTINVKNPSKVVGDKNTSLNLRYKTGRSLTYEQKDVYVVKEPKTIGLPAINMSSSFIFAKNDFFLAYVNNYNHYVSYYKNTYQHGGISLEEMIIPFLVFNPK
- the efp gene encoding elongation factor P, whose protein sequence is MASTSDIRNGLCIKFNHDIYKIIEFLHVKPGKGPAFVRTKLKSLTSGKILDNTFSAGHKIDVIRVETHTFQYLYPEGDEFHFMNAETFEQISLNKNILDAPDLLKEGTNVMVQINTETDLPLSVDMPASVILEVTYAEPGVKGNTATNATKNATVETGANINVPLFINEGDKIKIDTASGSYMERVKE
- the lpxD gene encoding UDP-3-O-(3-hydroxymyristoyl)glucosamine N-acyltransferase; amino-acid sequence: MKFTAEQIAGILEGEVVGNPNAEVSKLSKIEEGEEGSLTFLANPKYINYIYTTKATVTIVNDSFIPEQEITTTLIKVEDAYAAFSKLLHFYNQVKLNKNGIEPQSFMSEGTKYGENLYLGSFSYIGQNVVLGNNVKIYPNSFIGDNVVIGDNVFIFAGAKIYSETVIGNNCTVHSGVIIGADGFGFAPNENGEYSKVPQIGNVIIEDNVDIGANTTIDRATLGSTIIRKGVKLDNQIQIAHNVEIGKNTVIAAQSGVAGSTKIGENCMIGGQVGIAGHLIIGNNVRLQAQSGVARNIKDDEVLQGTPSLGYTDFNKSYVHFKNLPKIVAEVEELKKQIINPKNGNNG
- the lpxA gene encoding acyl-ACP--UDP-N-acetylglucosamine O-acyltransferase; protein product: MNQPLAYVHPGAKIAKNVVIEPFTTIHNNVVIGDGTWIGSNVTIMEGARIGKNCNIFPGAVISAVPQDLKFGGEDSLAIIGDNCTIRECVTINRGTIASGQTVIGNNCLVMAYAHIAHDCEIGNNAIIVNGVALAGHVVVGNHAVIGGLAAIHQFIHIGDHAMISGGSLVRKDVPPFTKAAKEPLSYVGINSVGLRRRGFTTEKIREIQEIYRILYQKNYNTTQALSIIEAEMEATPERDEILDFIRNSSRGIMKGYSGNY